A window of the Helianthus annuus cultivar XRQ/B chromosome 4, HanXRQr2.0-SUNRISE, whole genome shotgun sequence genome harbors these coding sequences:
- the LOC110937188 gene encoding CBL-interacting protein kinase 5, whose amino-acid sequence MENKKGNILMQRYEVGKLLGHGTFAKVYHARNLETNQSVAVKVIDKSKIMEAGLINQIKREISVMRLVKHPNVVRLYEVMANKANIYFAMEYIKGGELFDKVAKGRLKEDAARKYFQQLISAVDFCHSRGVCHRDLKPENLLIDESGNLKITDFGLSAVSESRRQDGLLHTMCGTPAYVAPEVINTKGYDGVPADIWSCGVILFVLLAAYLPFYDVNLMNMYKKISKGAFKCPQWFSPEVKGLLFRILDTNPTTRITAAEIMENSWFKKGFKKVKIPNVITMKNNVIQNVDLDLELDLDPEDTIQEIKSSSGSSTNLEKLKKEETADPPAPLKPIPMNAFDIISMSDGLNLSGLFEESAPSEKLESRFITTVPAATIMSKLEEVAVTEDFRVLKKLDGTLIIQGRKEGRNGKLAIDAEIFEFAPSLHMVEVTMLSGDIVEYHNFCEKM is encoded by the coding sequence atggaaaaCAAAAAAGGAAACATTTTGATGCAACGATATGAGGTAGGGAAGTTGCTTGGACATGGCACGTTTGCGAAGGTCTATCATGCACGAAACCTCGAAACAAACCAAAGTGTCGCGGTCAAGGTGATTGACAAATCAAAGATCATGGAGGCGGGATTGATTAACCAAATCAAACGAGAAATTTCAGTCATGAGGCTTGTGAAACACCCGAATGTGGTCAGGCTTTACGAGGTGATGGCAAACAAAGCTAACATATACTTCGCCATGGAATACATTAAAGGAGGCGAGCTTTTCGATAAGGTTGCAAAAGGAAGGCTAAAAGAGGACGCTGCCAGAAAATATTTTCAACAGTTAATATCAGCTGTTGATTTTTGTCATAGTCGTGGTGTGTGTCATCGCGATCTCAAGCCTGAGAATCTCCTCATCGACGAATCAGGAAATCTTAAAATCACGGATTTTGGTTTGAGTGCGGTGTCTGAGTCCAGGAGGCAAGATGGTCTTCTGCACACAATGTGTGGAACACCTGCTTATGTGGCACCTGAGGTGATCAACACGAAAGGGTACGATGGCGTACCGGCAGACATTTGGTCTTGTGGGGTCATTTTGTTTGTCCTGCTTGCAGCTTATCTTCCATTTTATGATGTTAATTTGATGAATATGTACAAAAAGATTAGCAAAGGTGCCTTCAAGTGTCCACAATGGTTCTCTCCAGAGGTCAAAGGCTTGCTTTTCAGAATTCTTGATACAAATCCAACCACAAGAATAACAGCAGCTGAAATCATGGAAAATTCTTGGTTCAAAAAGGGTTTCAAAAAGGTTAAAATCCCAAATGTAATCACCATGAAGAACAATGTGATACAAAACGTTGATCTCGATCTTGAACTTGATCTTGATCCTGAAGACACCATCCAAGAAATCAAAAGTTCAAGTGGAAGTAGCACTAATCTTGAAAAACTCAAGAAAGAAGAAACTGCAGATCCTCCTGCCCCATTGAAGCCAATACCAATGAATGCATTTGATATCATATCAATGTCCGATGGATTAAACCTTTCGGGATTGTTTGAGGAGAGTGCTCCAAGTGAGAAACTAGAGTCCCGTTTCATAACGACAGTACCAGCAGCCACAATCATGTCAAAGTTGGAAGAAGTAGCAGTAACAGAAGATTTTAGGGTCTTGAAGAAGTTAGATGGGACATTGATTATACAGGGGAGGAAAGAAGGGAGAAATGGTAAGTTAGCCATAGACGCGGAGATATTCGAGTTTGCACCGTCATTGCACATGGTGGAGGTGACTATGTTGTCTGGGGACATAGTAGAGTATCATAACTTCTGTGAAAAAATGTGA